The following proteins come from a genomic window of Bradysia coprophila strain Holo2 unplaced genomic scaffold, BU_Bcop_v1 contig_138, whole genome shotgun sequence:
- the LOC119073762 gene encoding nose resistant to fluoxetine protein 6-like encodes MYAYDNLPALMASLERIAFQPIFAIVFYVDVFFVLSALLLVYNFLKDERTLTEVRSNSCIGNVKLFFKKIIHRYIRLTPAFIFTAGVGHILSIYIQESSSFYIDESFDAYCTPSAFWNSVSYIHNFVEVKDICISWSWYLACDMQFYVFILFILFVYARKPTFGVTIFLALLAVLTTIEIYLNVDMNVLPRLDSIFYHLFDFYSQPWNRMHPYLAGCTVGYAMFQIKDKKYPKNWYTTVSYWTVTGTIMIGTLFLTSFKETPAFNFAVALSVGRYAMGLFAGSWVVMCHIGYGGIVNTILSSRFFVHLNKVSYIMYLIHPILILLLNSTQESSPHFDVPSLTTTAFGVMLLSYVAAVIISPVFELPFQKLSDEYVMKKPKT; translated from the exons ATGTACGCCTATGATAATCTGCCTGCACTAATGGCTTCTTTGGAACGTATTGCatttcaaccgattttcgCCATCGTATTCTACGTCGatgtattttttgtgttaag TGCATTGCTTTTGGTGTATAACTTCCTCAAAGATGAACGAACATTGACTGAAGTCAGAAGCAACAGTTGCATTGGAAATGTGAAACTATTCTTCAAGAAAATCATTCATCGTTACATAAG ACTTACACCGGCCTTTATTTTCACTGCTGGAGTGGGTCACATATTGTCTATTTATATACAAGAATCTTCGAGTTTTTACATCGATGAATCGTTTGATGCTTATTGTACACC TTCGGCGTTTTGGAATAGTGTGTCTTACATACACAATTTTGTTGAGGTGAAAGATATTTGCATATCATGGTCATGGTACCTAGCCTGTGACATGCAATTTTATGTATTCATTCTGTTCATTCTGTTCGTATACGCCAG gAAACCAACATTTGGAGTAACCATATTTCTTGCACTATTAGCAGTTCTCACAACAATTGAAATTTACCTAAATGTGGATATGAATGTACTACCCAG aTTAGACTCAATATTCTACCATCTCTTTGACTTCTACAGTCAACCATGGAATCGCATGCATCCATATTTAGCGGGTTGCACTGTGGGTTACGCCATGTTCCaaataaaagacaaaaaatatccaaaaaattGGTACACAACAGTTTCCTATTGGACTGTAACCGGGACGATCATGATCGGAACACTTTTCCTCACATCGTTTAAAGAAACTCCAGCTTTCAATTTTGCGGTGGCTTTGTCTGTCGGACGTTATGCAATGGGTTTATTTGCTGGTTCGTGGGTTGTCATGTGCCATATTGGATATGGTGGCAttgtaaatacaattttatcgAGCCGATTTTTCGTACATCTCAACAAAGTATCGTACATTATGTACCTGATACATCCCATACTCATCTTGCTCTTAAATAGTACGCAAGAATCTAGTCCCCATTTTGATGTACCGAGCTTA acgacaactgcATTCGGCGTTATGCTGCTCAGCTATGTTGCGGCCGTTATTATCTCACCAGTTTTTGAGTTGCCCTTTCAAAAACTGTCCGATGAATACGTTATGAAGAAACCGAAAACGTAA
- the LOC119073761 gene encoding isocitrate dehydrogenase [NADP] cytoplasmic, which produces MAAKIKAGPVVDILGDEMTRIIWDLIKEKLILPFLDIELHVYDLGIEHRDQTNDQVTIDCAEAVKKYNVGIKCATITPDEARVKEFNLKQMWKSPNGTIRNILGGTVFREAIICKNVPRLVTGWDKPIIIGRHAHADQYKATDFIVPGAGTLELRFVPENGGPEISHIVNQYKGAGVALGMFNTDESIVDFAHSSFKYALGRKYPLYLSTKNTILKKYDGRFKDIFEEIYNKDYKQQYEAAGIWYEHRLIDDMVAYAMKSEGGFVWACKNYDGDVQSDSVAQGYGSLGLMTSVLICPDGKTVEAEAAHGTVTRHYRFHQQGKETSTNPIASIFAWTRGLLHRAQLDNNDALKKFAETLEAVCINTIESGFMTKDLAICVKGMNNVTKGDYLETFAFMDKLAENLRKALA; this is translated from the exons ATGGCCGCAAAGATTAAAGCCGGACCCGTCGTAGATATTTTGGGAGATGAAATGACCCGTATTATTTG GGACCTTATCAAAGAGAAACTAATCCTACCGTTCCTCGATATCGAATTGCACGTCTACGATTTAGGAATCGAGCATCGTGACCAAACCAACGATCAAGTCACTATTGATTGTGCCGAGGCGGTCAAGAAGTACAACGTTGGCATCAAATGTGCAACAATCACTCCCGATGAAGCGCGTGTTAaggaattcaatttgaaacaaatgtGGAAGTCTCCCAATGGAACGATTCGTAACATTTTGGGAGGCACTGTGTTCCGAGAAG CGATCATTTGCAAAAATGTTCCTCGGTTGGTAACTGGATGGGACAAGCCAATTATTATTGGACGTCACGCTCATGCTGATCAATATAAAGCTACAGATTTCATCGTTCCCG GCGCTGGTACGTTGGAATTGAGATTTGTACCGGAAAATGGCGGACCAGAAATCAGTCATATCGTTAATCAGTACAAGGGTGCTGGCGTTGCCTTAGGAATGTTTAACACTGACGAATCAATTGTTGATTTCGCCCATTCTTCGTTCAAGTACGCGTTGGGCCGTAAATATCCACTGTATTTGTCAACGAAGAACACCATCCTGAAGAAGTATGACGGACGATTCAAGGatattttcgaagaaatttacAACAAGGACTACAAACAGCAATACGAAGCAGCCGGCATTTGGTACGAACATCGATTAATCGATGATATGGTTGCCTATGCCATGAAATCCGAAGGTGGCTTTGTATGGGCATGCAAAAATTACGATGGTGACGTGCAATCAGATTCCGTCGCTCAGGGATACGGTTCATTGGGTCTTATGACATCTGTGTTGATTTGTCCCGATGGCAAAACGGTCGAAGCAGAGGCAGCGCATGGTACTGTTACGCGTCATTATCGTTTCCACCAGCAAGGCAAAGAAACCTCAACGAATCCGATCGCTTCCATATTCGCATGGACTCGTGGATTACTCCATCGAGCACAGTTGGACAACAACGATGCGTTGAAGAAATTCGCCGAGACCTTGGAAGCGGTTTGCATCAACACCATTGAATCTGGTTTCATGACAAAGGATCTTGCCATTTGCGTTAAGGGAATGAACAATGTCACGAAGGGTGACTACTTGGAAACGTTCGCATTTATGGATAAATTGGCTGAGAATTTGAGAAAAGCTCTGGCCTGA
- the LOC119073758 gene encoding nose resistant to fluoxetine protein 6-like, whose protein sequence is MDIQNFLDRPEVSGIFFAICIVIALVVTFSFANSVVERTNWDGLKSFLKCFSIYDSVVSIYNTNSSPNSINSINGIRSLICLWVLLIHCGYFTMYAYDNLPALMATLERIEIQPIFAIVFYVDVFFVLSALLLVYNFLKDERTLTEVRNNTNIGNAKLFVKKIIHRYIRLTPAFIFTVGLGHILSVYIQQSTSFHIDETFDAYCPQNALWNSVFYIHNLFEVKDMCLAWSWYLACDMQFYIIILFILFVYARNPATAKVMFVALCAVLTSVLIYLDVDMNVLPRLDSIFDHLDEFYIEPWNRMHPYLAGCTVGYIMFQIKGKKFSENRYITLSYWTVTAATIVGSLFLTSFKESTALNFALALSVGRYVMGVFAGSWVVMCHIGYGGIVNTILSSRFFVHLNKVSYIMYLIHPILILFFNSTQESSPHFDLPSLALSIFGIMLLSYVAAVILSPIFELPFQKLSDEYVMKKSKTKKH, encoded by the exons ATGGACATCCAGAACTTTTTAGACCGGCCCGAAGTTAgtggaatattttt TGCCATTTGTATCGTCATAGCATTGGTGGTAACATTTAGTTTTGCCAACTCTGTTGTTGAAAGGACAAATTGGGATGGACTGAAATCTTTCCTCAAATGCTTCTCGATTTATGACAGCGTGGTTTCAATTTACAACACAAATTCATCACCAAACAGTATCAATTCAATAAACGGAATAAG GTCGTTGATATGTCTGTGGGTATTGCTCATCCATTGTGGTTATTTTACGATGTACGCCTATGATAATCTTCCCGCACTAATGGCCACTTTAGAACGTATCGAGATTCAACCGATTTTTGCCATCGTGTTCTACGTCgatgtgttttttgttttaag CGCATTGCTTTTGGTTTATAACTTCCTGAAGGACGAACGTACGTTAACTGAAGTCAGGAACAACACTAACATTGGAAACGCCAAACTATTCGTCAAGAAAATCATTCACCGATACATAAG ACTCACCCCCGCCTTTATCTTCACTGTCGGATTGGGACACATATTGTCCGTTTATATACAACAGTCTACGAGTTTCCACATTGATGAAACGTTCGACGCTTATTGCCCGCA AAATGCTTTGTGGAACAGTGTGTTTTACATTCACAATTTGTTTGAAGTCAAGGATATGTGCTTGGCCTGGTCGTGGTATCTAGCATGTGATATGCAATTTTATATCATCATTCTGTTCATTCTATTTGTATACGCCAG GAATCCAGCAACTGCAAAGGTCATGTTTGTTGCGCTATGTGCAGTTCTGACATCAGTTCTCATTTACTTAGATGTGGATATGAATGTGCTACCTAG ATTAGACTCAATATTTGACCATCTCGATGAGTTTTACATTGAACCATGGAATCGAATGCATCCATATTTAGCCGGTTGTACTGTAGGGTACATAATGTTccaaataaaaggaaaaaagttttcagaaaaTCGGTACATAACCCTTTCCTATTGGACCGTAACGGCTGCGACAATAGTTGGATCACTATTCCTCACATCGTTTAAAGAATCTACAGCCCTTAATTTTGCGTTGGCTTTGTCTGTCGGGCGTTATGTTATGGGCGTATTTGCTGGCTCGTGGGTTGTCATGTGCCATATTGGATATGGTGGCAttgtaaatacaattttatccAGCCGATTTTTCGTACATCTCAACAAAGTTTCGTACATTATGTATCTGATACATCCCATACTGATCTTGTTCTTTAATAGTACGCAAGAATCTAGTCCTCATTTTGATTTACCGAGTTTA GCTCTATCTATCTTTGGTATTATGTTGCTGAGCTATGTTGCTGCCGTCATTCTGTCACCGATTTTTGAGTTACCATTTCAAAAGCTGTCCGACGAATACGTAATGAAGAaatcgaaaacgaaaaa GCATTAA
- the LOC119073206 gene encoding O-antigen biosynthesis glycosyltransferase WbnK-like gives MSVKILRLHQRYFAAVLITTTIILVYAYLPPDPEPPDLSRGILAPKSKPVIVQPGGGIGNQLFQFAAAYSLAKRRNSDLYICVPSNWESSMDSEFLLKFYATDRSYLLSAFNILYQQTVIGTETGCKEMADLAGVNATEKWYVNERTILDIGNIPKDQVVHVDGCLESEIFFKPFESEVIRQFSLKNHVREMVDQSIKDFASIILSTDSVAIHIRRGDFIWENRLIPISYYEAAIKRMKIEMAKIGATTDITFFVFSDDIDAVKTDFRNMTENFVFVSNKGLSRVADFVLMTMCKHLIVANSTFSWWAAYLNGNEKKIIIAPLPKFPKDFYESQRFDEFYMQIYGGNLTYPDKWITVDPFNN, from the coding sequence ATGAGCGTTAAGATATTAAGATTACATCAGCGATACTTTGCTGCCGTGCTCATTACAACGACCATTATCCTCGTCTATGCATACCTACCCCCCGATCCAGAGCCCCCAGATCTATCACGAGGTATTCTGGCACCGAAATCAAAGCCCGTTATTGTCCAGCCGGGCGGCGGTATAGGTAATCAGCTATTCCAATTTGCGGCCGCTTATTCTTTGGCAAAACGGAGAAATTCCGATCTGTACATTTGCGTGCCTAGCAACTGGGAAAGTTCCATGGACAGTgagtttttgttgaaattctaCGCGACGGATCGATCATATCTGTTGTCGGCATTTAACATATTGTATCAACAAACTGTCATCGGGACTGAAACTGGTTGCAAAGAAATGGCTGATCTCGCTGGTGTGAATGCGACGGAAAAGTGGTACGTGAATGAAAGAACGATTTTGGATATTGGCAATATACCCAAGGATCAAGTGGTGCATGTGGATGGTTGTCTCGAgtcggaaatatttttcaaaccGTTTGAAAGCGAAGTCATTCGTCagttttcgttgaaaaatcACGTCAGGGAAATGGTGGACCAATCGATTAAGGATTTCGCTTCGATCATATTGTCCACGGACAGTGTAGCCATTCACATAAGACGAGGCGATTTTATTTGGGAGAATCGATTAATTCCGATATCGTATTACGAGGCAGCCATTAAGaggatgaaaattgaaatggcCAAAATTGGTGCAACGACGGACATAACATTCTTTGTATTTTCCGATGATATTGACGCAGTGAAAACGGATTTTCGAAATATGACCGAAAATTTTGTCTTCGTTTCGAATAAGGGCTTGTCGCGAGTGGCTGACTTTGTGTTGATGACAATGTGCAAGCACTTGATTGTTGCTAACAGTACGTTTAGTTGGTGGGCGGCCTACCTAAACGGCAAtgagaagaaaattattattgcgCCGTTGCCCAAGTTTCCGAAAGATTTTTATGAAAGTCAACgttttgacgaattttataTGCAAATTTATGGTGGAAATTTAACGTATCCAGACAAATGGATTACTGTTGATCCGTTTAATAATTAG
- the LOC119073760 gene encoding proton-coupled amino acid transporter-like protein CG1139, which yields MKDNKIELQDLNAEAPMLNKDDAGEDYDPHLHRDVPDATSNTQTLVHLLKGSLGTGILAMPQAFYYAGYASGVINTIFITFISTYCLLVLAKNQYILCKRHRLPMLSYPISMKMALEEGPTYLRFLSKIAIPFVDGFLIVYQAGICCVYIVFVAENIKEIVDALGIQWNVKVYMVILLIPLILLMCVRNLKLLAPLSLFSNVITFLGVALIFYYFFKDGIAGPSERIAFNSLANFPLFFGTTLFAINAVGVVIAVENNMKTPKSFNMVMSLAMTIICVLYAVFGFVGYLRYGESCKGSVTLNADQTEILAKCIRGIFALATFISYGLQGYVPVSIVWGTYLSKVWEDSDYKIYYEFAVRILIVLITSAVAAAIPFIGLFISLVGALCISVLGIMCPALMEICVLYKDKLPVLTVIKNLFFIIVGIVGLVVGTWTSVRDIIAEYSK from the exons atgaaggACAATAAAATAGAACTACAGGACCTCAATGCTGAGGCACCGATGCTCAACAAAGACGATGCTGGAGAGGACTACGATCCGCATCTTCACCGTGACGTACCAGATGCCACCTC GAACACTCAGACTTTGGTCCATCTGCTAAAGGGATCGTTGGGAACTGGAATTTTAGCAATGCCACAAGCATTTTATTATGCCGGATATGCGTCTGGCGTTATAAATACCATTTTCATTACGTTCATCTCGACGTATTGCCTGTTGGTATTG GCCAAAAATCAGTATATTTTATGCAAGCGACATCGCCTACCAATGTTATCATACCCGATATCAATGAAAATGGCTCTGGAAGAAGGACCCACATACTTGCGATTTCTGTCGAAAATTGCCAT ACCGTTCGTGGATGGATTTCTAATAGTTTATCAAGCCGGAATCTGTTGCGTCTACATAGTGTTTGTAGCTGAGAATATTAAAGAAATCGTGGATGCACTGGGTATTCAGTGGAATGTCAAAGTTTACATGGTAATATTGTTGATTCCATTAATACTGCTGATGTGTGTTCGAAATTTGAAACTGCTGGCCCCACTGTCTCTGTTTTCTAATGTCATAACGTTCCTGG GTGTCGCATTGATATTCTACTATTTCTTCAAAGACGGCATAGCCGGACCATCGGAACGCATTGCATTCAATTCACTTGCAAATTTCCCATTATTTTTCGGTACAACTCTATTCGCAATAAATGCTGTTGGTGTG GTCATTGCCGTGGAAAATAACATGAAAACTCCAAAATCTTTCAATATGGTAATGAGTCTAGCTATGACCATCATATGTGTACTGTACGCCGTATTTGGTTTCGTTGGATATTTGCGATATGGCGAAAGCTGTAAGGGAAGTGTTACACTCAATGCTGACCAAACAGAGAT cTTAGCTAAATGCATTCGCGGTATCTTCGCATTAGCAACATTCATTTCCTACGGCCTACAAGGATACGTTCCAGTCTCCATCGTTTGGGGAACATATTTGAGCAAAGTGTGGGAGGATTCAGACTATAAAATCTACTACGAATTTGCTGTTCGTATCTTGATTGTGCTGATAACAA GTGCTGTTGCTGCGGCTATTCCATTCATCGGATTGTTCATTAGTCTTGTCGGAGCACTGTGCATATCAGTGTTGGGAATAATGTGTCCAGCACTAATggaaatttgtgttttatacAAAGACAAATTGCCGGTTTTGACTGTCATCAAGAATCTCTTCTTCATTATAGTCGGAATCGTGGGCCTAGTCGTTGGAACGTGGACCAGTGTTCGGGATATAATTGCTGAGTACAGTAAATAA
- the LOC119073756 gene encoding aminopeptidase N-like has product MWFKLLLIVSVTICASAGSNPKRQLFKHGSSEYLNPEDKLFETAEVQPFVDPVDGISYRLPNDTTPLRYDVWLSTAIHEGNFTFDGRVRIQIQIIVNTPNITLHTRQLTITGVTLLDAEQAPIEENVAYGRREVQEFLDIQPSQSLVSGTIYWVEITYFGTLRTDDAGFYRSSYTNSAGERVWLATTQFESTDARHAFPCYDEPAIRATYSIEIRHDASYNAISNTPVITRTPEDGTNFVTTRFEEIISVHSYLIAFKVSDFEFVEDSTRNVPHRIYARPQSIASGHGDFALSIAADLLEGFEQHLGVNYSLPKMDQAAIPDFAAGAMENWGLVTYQEQYLLYVPETARTVDEENIIAVMSHEFAHQWFGNLVAPRWWNYLWLNEGFATLYENFLTNEVFPGERWDDMFYTDTVIPVMEYDTNVNIRPMTYYVESPSNIDRLFDSVAYSKSGSVLRMFQHALGKETWTKGLGYYLTDRAYDSAISDDLYDALQRAHSEDNPGYNLNVSRVIRSWETQSGYPYVNISQVVLDDLIVTTYTQNRFLYADRTERNCYDIPLTIVDMFNRDFENSRPYFWYTCYFNRDSYEIRTKKSPLWEPSWVVSNTQRMGYYRVNYDLNLWRLLTEQLNSPGFDEIHVLNRAGTIDDAYQFARSGLRNYDLLLGLLNYLERETDYIPWAVANRVNTPLNRYITGTSTHRAYQAFNQKNVERLFDELGVKAIADEPRVNRYARHIAINIACQAQLPQCLTQTNEELEAWLFDNVAIHNDLVPYIYCNGIRIADGDTVTAMIERLTSSDVQSSRNAIITGLGCIQDSDLLESFFALAILPSSPFTTAERSRILTSAVNNGEESINSMIQFLQREFRAIADYGLVSTICSNIASRIHNEDLQEDFFEVLTTLETGGFISAAQANNYRASSYGLLTWQQANMRYIEDFFDEEECPLACRELIDAIERPFLVKAKRLENKISAQNKRLAKQDEIIAKYEQRLMSIEKQMQEIRNEQ; this is encoded by the exons ATGTGGTTTAAGTTACTGTTAATTGTGAGTGTAACGATTTGTGCTTCTGCAGGCTCAAATCCGAAACGACAGTTATTCAAACATGGATCGAGTGAATACTTAAATCCGGAAGACAAACTTTTTGAAACGGCCGAAGTTCAACCATTCGTTGATCCAGTTGATGGAATCAGTTATCGATTGCCTAATGACACTACTCCACTTAGATATGATGTATGGCTCTCAACAGCCATTCATGAGGGAAATTTCACTTTCGACGGTAGAGTGAGaatacaaattcaaataattgtgaatacaCCGAACATCACCTTACACACTCGTCAACTAACCATCACTGGTGTCACACTTCTTGACGCTGAACAAGCACCGATcgaagaaaatgttgcttaTGGCCGTCGTGAGGTTCAAGAGTTTTTGGATATTCAACCAAGTCAGTCGTTGGTCAGTGGTACGATTTACTGGGTGGAAATTACCTACTTTGGAACGTTGAGGACTGACGATGCCGGTTTCTATCGATCTTCATATACGAACTCGGCTGGAGAACGAGTTTGGCTGGCTACAACCCAATTCGAATCCACGGATGCTCGACACGCCTTTCCATG TTACGACGAGCCAGCAATTCGGGCCACATATTCAATCGAAATCCGTCACGATGCAAGTTACAATGCCATTTCGAATACACCAGTTATAACCAGAACGCCAGAAGATGGAACAAACTTCGTTACAACGAGATTTGAAGAGATCATTTCGGTACACAGCTATCTGATCGCATTCAAAGTTTCCGATTTCGAATTCGTCGAAGATTCCACACGAAATGTACCGCACAGAATCTACGCCAGGCCGCAGTCCATCGCAAGTGGTCATGGTGATTTTGCATTAAGCATTGCGGCAGATTTGTTGGAAGGATTCGAACAACATCTCGGAGTAAATTATTCGTTGCCAAAGATGGACCAGGCGGCGATTCCGGATTTTGCAGCAG GTGCTATG GAAAATTGGGGACTAGTCACATACCAGGAACAGTACTTATTATACGTTCCGGAAACAGCACGTACAGTAGACGAAGAAAACATCATCGCCGTCATGAGCCACGAATTTGCG CATCAATGGTTCGGAAATCTGGTTGCGCCCAGGTGGTG GAATTATCTGTGGCTGAATGAAGGCTTCGCTACATTgtacgaaaattttttgacaaaCGAAGTCTTTCCTGGAGAGCGCTGGGATGATATGTTCTACACTGATACGGTCATTCCCGTTATGGAATACGATACCAATGTTAATATCCGGCCCATGACCTACTACGTAGAAAGTCCGTCCAACATTGATCGCTTATTTGACAGCGTTGCTTACAGCAAAT CTGGATCTGTACTCCGAATGTTCCAACACGCCTTGGGTAAAGAAACGTGGACGAAAGGACTTGGGTATTACCTGACAGATAGAGCTTACGATTCAGCAATATCGGACGATCTGTATGACGCTTTACAACGCGCACACAGTGAAGATAACCCGGGCTACAACTTGAATGTGTCTAGAGTAATCCGTTCATGGGAAACGCAGTCGGGATATCCATACGTCAATATTTCGCAAGTAGTGTTGGATGACCTAATCGTAACCACTTACACCCagaatagatttttgtatgcTGACCGTACGGAACGAAACTGCTATGACATTCCGCTCACTATTGTCGATATGTTCAATCGAGATTTTGAAAACAGTCGACCGTATTTCTGGTACACATGCTACTTCAATCGCGATTCCTACGAAATTAGAACGAAGAAGAGTCCGTTATGGGAACCATCGTGGGTGGTTTCCAACACTCAACGTATGGGCTACTATCGTGTCAACTACGACCTGAACTTATGGCGACTGTTGACGGAACAACTAAATTCCCCCGGATTCGATGAGATTCATGTTTTAAATCGTGCTGGAACAATAGACGATGCCTATCAATTTGCACGCTCTGGTCTGCGAAATTACGATTTACTCTTAGGCTTACTCAACTACCTGGAACGAGAAACCGATTACATTCCATGGGCAGTAGCTAATAGAGTTAACACACCGTTGAATCGCTACATAACTGGCACTTCAACCCACCGAGCGTACCAAGCATTCaatcagaaaaatgttgaGCGTCTCTTTGATGAATTGGGAGTGAAGGCGATCGCTGATGAGCCAAGAGTTAACCGATATGCTAGACACATTGCCATAAATATCGCTTGTCAGGCGCAACTACCCCAGTGTTTAACACAGACTAACGAGGAGCTTGAAGCCTGGCTCTTCGACAATGTGGCCATACATAATGACTTGGTACCATACATTTACTGCAATGGAATCCGAATCGCTGACGGAGACACTGTTACAGCTATGATTGAAAGATTAACATCATCTGACGTTCAGTCCAGTCGAAATGCAATAATAACTGGACTTGGATGTATTCAAGATTCCGACTTATTGGAATCATTCTTTGCCCTTGCTATTTTGCCATCTTCGCCATTCACCACAGCTGAACGAAGTCGAATATTAACATCGGCAGTTAATAACGGCGAAGAATCCATTAACTCAATGATCCAATTTCTGCAACGGGAATTCAGGGCAATTGCTGACTATGGACTGGTATCTACAATCTGCTCAAACATTGCGTCTCGCATTCACAACGAAGATTTGCAAGAAGATTTCTTCGAAGTGTTGACCACTCTGGAAACAGGCGGTTTTATCTCCGCTGCTCAAGCTAACAATTACAGAGCCTCATCGTACGGTCTGTTGACCTGGCAACAAGCAAACATGAGATACATTGAAGATTTCTTTGACGAGGAAGAATGTCCATTGGCTTGTCGAGAACTCATCGATGCTATTGAACGTCCATTCCTTGTAAAGGCAAAAAGATTGGAGAACAAAATCTCTGCACAAAATAAGAGATTGGCTAAGCAGGATGAGATCATCGCCAAATACGAACAAAGATTGATGTCAATTGAGAAGCAGATGCAAGAAATTCGAAACGAGCAATAA
- the LOC119073759 gene encoding proton-coupled amino acid transporter-like protein CG1139: protein MEENKLDQQTQNGDTPMFKNNNAGEDYDPYLHRNIPNATSNYQTLIHLLKGTLGTGIMAMPYAFSKAGYVSGLMSTVFLTLMTTNCFLMLTNNQYILCKRHRRPTLSYPMLMKMSLEEGPSFLRCLSKIAIPFVDGFLIGNQCGICCVYVVFTAENIGEILNEACGVYWNVKIYVAILLLPLMLLMCVRNLKHLTPFSLISNCITFVGVAMLFYYFFEDGIAGPSERKAINSIENFPLYFGTILFAINSFALVIAVENNMKTPKSFNMIMSIAMGAICVLYAAFGFVGYLRYGESCKGSVTLNPDQTETLAKCIRGIFALAIFISYGLQGYVPVSIVWGTYLSKVWDNPDNKIYYEFAVRISFVLITCGVAAAIPFIGLFINLIGAFSISMLGIICPALMEICVLYKDKLSNLILAKDILLIAIGVVGLVFGTFTSVREIIDMYNK from the exons ATGgaggaaaataaattagacCAACAAACTCAGAATGGTGACACACCGATGTTCAAGAATAATAATGCTGGAGAAGATTACGATCCGTATCTTCACCGTAATATACCGAATGCTACATC gAACTATCAAACACTGATTCATCTACTAAAGGGAACGCTGGGAACTGGAATTATGGCAATGCCATACGCCTTCTCAAAAGCGGGATATGTTTCTGGCCTGATGAGTACAGTTTTCTTAACGTTGATGACgacgaattgttttttaatgCTG ACCAACAATCAGTACATTTTGTGCAAGCGGCATCGTCGTCCCACGTTATCATATCCGATGCTGATGAAAATGTCCTTGGAGGAAGGGCCTTCATTCTTGCGATGTCTGTCGAAAATCGCTAT ACCATTTGTAGATGGATTTCTAATAGGCAATCAATGTGGAATCTGTTGTGTCTATGTGGTATTTACAGCTGAAAATATTGGTGAAATCCTGAATGAAGCTTGTGGAGTCTATTGGAACGTTAAAATTTACGTTGCAATACTACTGCTGCCATTGATGCTTCTGATGTGTGTTAGAAATTTGAAACACCTGACTCCGTTTTCCCTGATTTCCAATTGCATAACATTTGTGG GTGTCGCAATGTTGTTCTACTATTTCTTTGAGGACGGTATTGCCGGGCCATCGGAGCGAAAAGCAATTAATTCGATCGAAAATTTCCCATTGTATTTTGGCACAATTCTCTTcgcaataaattcatttgcaTTG GTCATTGCTGTGGAAAATAACATGAAAACCCCAAAATCTTTCAATATGATAATGAGTATAGCAATGGGTGCTATATGTGTACTGTACGCCGCATTTGGTTTCGTTGGATATTTGCGATATGGCGAAAGTTGTAAGGGAAGTGTTACACTGAATCCTGACCAAACAGAGAC tCTAGCTAAATGCATTCGCGGTATCTTCGCATTAGCAATTTTCATTTCCTATGGCCTACAAGGATACGTTCCAGTTTCTATCGTTTGGGGAACATATTTGAGTAAAGTGTGGGATAACCCCgacaacaaaatctattacgaATTTGCTGTTCGTATATCATTTGTGCTGATAACAT GTGGTGTTGCTGCGGCTATTCCATTCATCGGATTATTTATTAATCTTATTGGAGCATTTAGCATATCAATGTTGGGAATTATCTGTCCAGCTCTCATggaaatttgtgttttatacAAAGACAAACTGTCGAATCTGATCCTCGCGAAAGATATTCTCTTGATTGCAATCGGAGTCGTTGGTCTAGTTTTTGGTACATTCACTAGTGTTCGAGAGATAATTGATatgtacaataaataa